From a region of the Apibacter sp. B3706 genome:
- a CDS encoding oxidase, whose amino-acid sequence MRDILITNEGELKIENGDFVVENSTLQHQALLLLANPGEFKEDPMLGVGIESYILDSCMNECEFEARKQFISDGMKVKNLIFKSKDNMIIDAEYG is encoded by the coding sequence ATGAGAGACATATTAATTACAAATGAAGGTGAGCTTAAAATTGAGAACGGAGATTTTGTAGTTGAAAATTCAACTTTACAACATCAAGCGTTATTACTTTTAGCCAATCCGGGAGAATTCAAAGAAGATCCGATGCTGGGTGTGGGAATTGAAAGTTATATTTTGGATTCCTGTATGAACGAATGCGAATTTGAAGCACGTAAGCAATTTATATCGGATGGAATGAAAGTTAAAAATTTGATATTTAAGTCCAAAGATAATATGATTATTGATGCAGAATACGGATAA
- a CDS encoding nucleotidyltransferase, translating to MARKLKDITEEILNEKGKYRELDPLDSTSKTSIWRLFVYVIAYTIFNLELLFDRHREEVDNLIAELKPHTAKWYRNKALAFQYGFDLYPDSDVFNNEGYTDDQIEASKVVKYSAITEDSNRSRLIVKVAGEKNGELVPLTTGEVNSFTAYMEEIKDAGVPLTIINYLPDLLYLNITIKIDPLVLDENGNAIAPINGNIRPVDTTIRQYLRELPFNGELMLSKLVDKLQLTPGVKDVNIYEASSSWIDPQTKNYGNPIAITMSKIPNSGYFTTIKNIGNNKVENLVKIDYNVV from the coding sequence ATGGCAAGGAAACTTAAGGACATAACAGAAGAAATTTTAAACGAAAAAGGAAAATATCGTGAATTGGATCCGTTGGATTCTACCTCAAAAACCTCAATATGGAGATTATTTGTATATGTAATAGCCTATACCATATTTAATTTAGAATTACTGTTTGACCGACATAGAGAAGAAGTAGACAATTTAATTGCCGAATTGAAACCACATACGGCTAAATGGTACAGAAATAAGGCTCTGGCTTTTCAATATGGATTTGATTTGTATCCGGATTCGGATGTATTTAATAATGAGGGGTATACTGATGATCAGATAGAAGCAAGTAAAGTAGTAAAATATTCTGCCATAACTGAGGATAGCAACCGAAGCAGACTTATTGTAAAAGTAGCCGGTGAAAAAAATGGTGAACTCGTACCTTTAACGACTGGAGAAGTAAATTCTTTTACAGCATATATGGAAGAAATTAAAGATGCAGGTGTGCCGTTAACCATCATCAATTATCTGCCTGATTTATTGTATTTAAATATTACAATAAAAATTGATCCATTGGTATTGGATGAAAATGGAAACGCCATAGCTCCAATCAATGGAAATATAAGACCGGTAGATACAACAATACGTCAGTATTTACGCGAATTACCTTTTAATGGTGAATTAATGTTATCAAAATTGGTAGACAAACTGCAGCTGACGCCGGGAGTTAAAGACGTAAATATCTATGAAGCTTCTTCTTCATGGATCGATCCTCAAACTAAAAATTACGGAAATCCTATTGCTATTACAATGAGTAAAATACCTAATTCAGGATATTTTACTACTATTAAAAACATTGGGAATAATAAGGTAGAAAATCTAGTTAAAATTGATTATAATGTGGTTTAA
- a CDS encoding glycosyltransferase family A protein — MYTYSIIIPHKNTPKLLQRCLNSIPYRDDIQIIIIDDDSDSSYVDFKNFPGYNRKNVEIYFTKEGKGVGYARNIGLQKAKGKWLLFADSDDFFNPNFLNELDKYKDSNEEIIYYLATSVESNSLQKSIRHLYLLKTRKKYYKKLRYNKIKAKDQLIYKNWEVWAKMFNRNFIEKNNLIFDEERIGEEALFVIKAGELSKNYSVDDFPLYCITYRKDSLCFSLDNENDFDERFMAKIRINTYLKKVKKEKFTIDLDKDLLESYNYGGATKMKEIMKFIKNNGNKIRLKTYVKYYIRTLYNPKIKMYLL, encoded by the coding sequence ATGTATACCTATTCTATAATTATTCCACATAAAAATACACCTAAATTATTACAAAGGTGTTTAAATTCAATTCCTTATAGAGATGATATACAAATTATAATTATTGATGACGACAGTGATTCTTCTTATGTGGATTTTAAAAACTTTCCCGGATACAATAGAAAAAATGTCGAAATATATTTTACCAAAGAGGGTAAAGGAGTTGGGTATGCACGTAATATAGGATTACAAAAAGCTAAAGGAAAATGGCTATTATTTGCAGATTCCGATGACTTTTTTAATCCAAATTTTTTAAATGAACTAGATAAATATAAAGATAGTAATGAAGAAATAATTTATTATTTGGCTACCAGTGTAGAAAGTAATTCTTTACAGAAATCTATTAGACATTTATATTTACTCAAAACAAGAAAAAAATATTACAAAAAGTTGCGATATAATAAAATTAAAGCAAAAGATCAATTAATATATAAAAATTGGGAAGTATGGGCTAAAATGTTTAACAGAAATTTTATCGAAAAAAATAACTTAATTTTTGATGAAGAAAGAATAGGGGAAGAGGCTTTGTTTGTTATCAAAGCAGGTGAGTTATCTAAAAACTATTCAGTTGATGATTTTCCTCTATATTGCATTACTTATAGAAAGGATAGTTTATGCTTTAGTCTTGATAACGAAAATGATTTTGACGAAAGATTCATGGCTAAAATTAGGATAAATACTTATTTAAAGAAAGTTAAAAAAGAAAAATTTACCATTGATCTAGATAAAGATTTATTAGAATCCTATAACTACGGGGGAGCAACCAAAATGAAAGAAATAATGAAATTTATTAAAAATAATGGTAATAAAATACGCTTAAAAACTTATGTTAAATATTATATAAGAACATTATATAATCCGAAAATTAAAATGTACCTTTTATAA
- a CDS encoding glycosyltransferase family 2 protein, which translates to MISVIIPIYNVEKYLSRCIDSVINQTYSDLEILLVNDGSTDSSGFICDEYAKKDSRIVVIHQENKGTSIARNRGLDIAKGEFIGFVDPDDVISVHFYEVLYNTLIKTNSDLILCNFQNFTHFNEIKEDHRSLYKSNEYNGYNFIKNFSYKKDTVRYVVIWNKLYKRYLWDELRFPENVKICEDEYVWFKAMFKAHKICELDQVLYYYFKRANSITNKIYEEFSYKKEIAFIEALKDRIDFCKNNKLNQLLKKTEEYRNKLLRKIYLTTPKNKIPEYISVELFNNIKDIPYSKRLKIYLKKSFK; encoded by the coding sequence ATGATATCAGTTATAATTCCCATCTATAATGTAGAAAAATATTTAAGTAGATGTATAGATTCTGTAATAAATCAAACCTATTCAGATTTGGAAATACTTCTAGTTAATGATGGATCTACAGATTCTAGCGGATTTATTTGTGATGAATATGCAAAAAAAGATTCCAGGATTGTTGTTATTCATCAGGAAAATAAAGGAACTTCAATAGCCAGGAATAGAGGTTTAGACATAGCTAAAGGTGAGTTCATTGGATTTGTAGACCCTGATGATGTTATATCTGTACATTTCTATGAAGTACTGTATAATACATTGATTAAGACGAATAGTGACCTCATTTTATGTAATTTTCAAAATTTCACCCATTTCAATGAAATAAAGGAGGATCACCGTTCTTTATATAAAAGCAATGAATACAATGGATATAATTTTATTAAAAATTTTAGTTACAAGAAAGATACCGTTCGTTATGTAGTTATTTGGAATAAGCTTTACAAACGATATTTATGGGATGAATTGAGATTTCCTGAAAATGTAAAAATATGCGAAGATGAATATGTTTGGTTTAAAGCTATGTTTAAAGCCCATAAAATATGTGAATTGGATCAAGTTCTTTATTATTATTTTAAAAGGGCAAATAGTATAACCAATAAAATTTATGAAGAATTTTCATATAAGAAAGAAATCGCTTTTATCGAAGCATTGAAAGATCGAATAGACTTTTGTAAGAATAACAAATTAAATCAATTACTAAAAAAAACAGAAGAATATAGAAATAAATTACTAAGGAAAATATACCTTACAACCCCTAAAAATAAAATCCCGGAATATATAAGCGTTGAACTTTTCAATAATATAAAAGACATTCCTTACTCCAAGCGATTAAAAATTTATTTAAAAAAATCTTTTAAATAA